The Spirosoma foliorum genome has a window encoding:
- a CDS encoding tetratricopeptide repeat protein: MEQEFEEREGDIKESIRRFEQMLDQQQSQFFDLDVYEQMVEHYLNQGDLDKALKAAESGLENFPYALELMLDKAQILANFQRFDESLELLERASLFNPGDLDVPFMQGSVLNMAGRYEESIQILEELLDRAEDKDDILFQLGQSYQNWGKYDEAITQYKKSIALNINNENALYELAFCLDVTGELENSLSYYQQLIDTDPYSYNAWYNMGIAYSKLARYAEAAEAYDYAIIIKEDFASAHFNLGNTYMNLGLFEKAEHCYRETLKYEEATADTYCHLGASLEKQDRLPDAIKEYREAIKLDAMWDEAWYGIGVCLSESGKWYEALPFLQKAVKLNDQNGEYYIAIAETEYKIGNVLSSVEAFEKAAEVDAENPDVYLTWSLVPFDQGDFLRANDIIQSGINDMPADADLYYRSAVYLIHAGHYREALIQLEAALSLDYDAHVQLFEFFPELEKQKALYKIIQQYKKDK, encoded by the coding sequence ATGGAGCAAGAGTTCGAAGAACGAGAAGGCGATATTAAAGAATCAATCCGGCGTTTTGAGCAGATGCTGGACCAGCAACAAAGCCAGTTTTTCGACCTGGATGTCTATGAACAAATGGTTGAACATTACCTCAACCAGGGTGATTTAGACAAGGCGTTGAAAGCCGCCGAATCAGGTCTGGAAAACTTTCCCTATGCGCTGGAATTAATGCTTGATAAAGCCCAGATTCTAGCTAATTTTCAACGGTTCGACGAATCGCTGGAGTTACTGGAACGGGCTTCGTTGTTTAACCCCGGCGATCTCGATGTGCCGTTTATGCAAGGCTCTGTGCTGAACATGGCCGGACGCTACGAGGAATCGATTCAGATTTTGGAAGAATTACTAGACCGGGCAGAAGATAAGGACGATATCCTGTTTCAGCTTGGCCAGAGCTACCAGAACTGGGGCAAATATGATGAAGCCATCACTCAGTACAAAAAGTCGATCGCGCTGAATATTAACAATGAAAACGCGCTGTATGAGCTGGCGTTTTGTTTAGACGTAACGGGTGAATTAGAGAATAGTCTATCGTATTACCAGCAACTAATTGATACGGACCCTTACTCGTACAATGCCTGGTATAACATGGGTATTGCCTACAGTAAGTTGGCCCGGTACGCCGAAGCAGCCGAAGCCTACGACTATGCAATTATCATTAAGGAGGACTTTGCATCAGCCCATTTCAATTTAGGGAATACCTATATGAATCTGGGTCTGTTCGAGAAGGCGGAGCATTGTTATCGTGAAACGCTGAAATACGAAGAGGCCACTGCTGATACGTATTGCCATCTTGGCGCTAGTCTGGAAAAACAGGATCGCCTGCCCGATGCCATCAAAGAATACCGCGAAGCAATTAAGTTAGATGCCATGTGGGATGAAGCCTGGTATGGTATCGGAGTTTGCCTGAGCGAATCTGGTAAGTGGTACGAAGCGTTGCCATTTCTGCAGAAAGCCGTCAAACTGAACGATCAGAACGGTGAGTATTACATTGCCATCGCCGAAACGGAATATAAAATTGGGAACGTTTTGTCGAGTGTGGAAGCGTTCGAAAAAGCAGCGGAGGTAGACGCCGAAAATCCTGATGTGTACCTGACCTGGTCATTGGTGCCGTTTGACCAGGGCGATTTTCTGCGAGCCAATGACATTATTCAGTCGGGGATCAACGATATGCCAGCTGATGCCGATTTGTATTATCGGTCGGCGGTGTATTTGATTCATGCGGGGCATTACCGGGAGGCTCTTATTCAGCTGGAAGCGGCTCTTTCGCTTGATTATGATGCGCACGTTCAGTTATTCGAGTTCTTTCCTGAACTGGAAAAACAGAAAGCACTTTACAAGATCATCCAACAGTACAAAAAAGATAAGTAG
- a CDS encoding NAD-dependent epimerase/dehydratase family protein codes for MTSSLPNSVFITGGTGFIGSHIARRYLTDGYTVTVLYRPQSGYGLLADVADQITWHEGDILDIPSLEAAILSGMDVIHAAAIVSFVPKDRDRMEQINVEGTANVVNVCLNAGVRKLGYVSSVAALGRPVAKGGEPNEPIVIDEEQKWVDSPNNSIYAKTKYWAELEVWRGVAEGLNAVMVNPSIVLGVGDWNRSSLQLIKYVHDEKPFYPAGLVNYVDVLDMSDVLVQLMQSTTTAKRFVLNGGTIPYRSLLEQIATALNKRPPTMRVAPALTRLLWPLEAVRAWMTGKAPLITRETARSASSLYQYNGQKIKQILDFQYRPLSETLRRITSAFSPP; via the coding sequence ATGACCTCATCACTACCTAATTCCGTTTTTATTACTGGCGGAACCGGTTTCATTGGTTCCCATATTGCCCGACGCTATCTGACTGACGGGTATACCGTTACGGTTTTATACCGACCTCAGAGTGGCTATGGGTTGCTGGCCGATGTAGCCGACCAAATCACATGGCACGAGGGTGATATACTGGATATCCCGTCTCTCGAAGCGGCTATCTTATCAGGTATGGATGTTATTCATGCCGCAGCCATTGTCTCATTTGTCCCGAAAGATCGAGACCGTATGGAGCAGATCAATGTGGAAGGGACGGCCAATGTGGTAAACGTCTGTCTAAATGCTGGTGTACGAAAATTAGGCTATGTCAGTTCTGTGGCAGCTCTAGGTCGACCCGTGGCGAAAGGAGGGGAGCCCAATGAGCCTATAGTTATTGATGAGGAGCAAAAATGGGTGGATTCGCCCAATAACTCGATTTATGCCAAAACTAAGTATTGGGCCGAATTAGAGGTCTGGCGGGGTGTTGCCGAAGGGCTGAATGCGGTAATGGTCAATCCATCTATCGTGCTCGGTGTGGGCGATTGGAATCGGAGCAGTCTGCAGCTGATTAAATACGTACACGACGAAAAGCCTTTTTACCCGGCTGGCCTGGTCAATTATGTCGATGTACTCGATATGTCGGATGTTCTGGTACAGTTAATGCAGTCAACAACAACGGCGAAACGGTTCGTTTTAAATGGGGGCACCATTCCCTATCGTTCGTTGTTAGAACAGATAGCAACTGCCCTGAACAAGCGACCACCCACTATGCGGGTGGCGCCCGCTCTGACGCGGTTGCTCTGGCCACTTGAGGCCGTTCGGGCGTGGATGACCGGTAAAGCACCGCTTATCACGCGCGAAACGGCCCGATCGGCGAGTTCACTTTATCAATACAATGGGCAAAAAATTAAGCAGATACTTGATTTTCAATACCGACCATTAAGCGAAACGTTACGGCGAATAACCAGTGCGTTTAGCCCACCTTAA
- a CDS encoding AAA family ATPase: protein MFEVRRAGRHQLQTHFWAKLAIQARTLLCLQKQYSRATMENTAPNTNNFLNWVEIKNFKSIKDLRLDCKRVNVFIGKPNVGKSNILEGLGLLGAGYDTGKFLKGSVRYQNIKHLFWDNDTSLFVKVSTDRQGATLFRLPSLRVLLNDGSKSESPPSFSIRVNDETSREIDGLGNLIKITHLNNELRQGDAEQRRDQLDNKLRIVKKYDFANLTEFENSFQGYLLPPSGVNLYEVIRRNKELWSEFAKLFVYQQLELVLYDEKQEFILQKRNGPFVIQYPFFSIADTFRRFMFYITAIESNKNSVIVFEEPEVHSFPPYTQEMAYRMIYDEDNQYFISTHSPYLLHTLIENLEDSQLNVYVTYYEDYETKVKLLTPENLREVLDFSIDVFFNLDKFLVNA, encoded by the coding sequence ATGTTTGAGGTTCGACGTGCAGGGCGCCATCAACTTCAAACCCATTTTTGGGCAAAATTAGCAATTCAAGCCCGAACGTTGTTATGTTTACAAAAACAGTACAGCCGGGCTACTATGGAGAACACAGCACCGAATACGAATAATTTCCTTAACTGGGTTGAAATCAAAAACTTCAAGTCGATCAAAGACCTACGATTAGATTGCAAGCGAGTGAATGTATTTATTGGCAAGCCAAACGTAGGGAAGTCGAATATTTTGGAGGGGCTGGGATTGCTGGGGGCAGGGTATGACACTGGTAAATTTTTAAAAGGCTCAGTAAGATATCAAAATATAAAGCACTTGTTTTGGGATAACGATACGAGCTTATTTGTCAAAGTTTCTACGGATAGGCAAGGTGCCACTCTTTTTCGTTTACCGTCTTTAAGGGTTCTATTAAACGATGGTTCGAAAAGTGAATCTCCTCCCAGTTTTTCTATTAGAGTAAACGATGAAACTTCTCGGGAAATTGACGGCTTAGGTAATTTGATTAAGATAACACACCTTAATAACGAGTTAAGACAAGGTGATGCCGAACAAAGAAGAGATCAATTAGATAACAAGTTAAGAATAGTCAAAAAATATGACTTTGCTAATTTGACAGAATTTGAAAATTCATTTCAAGGCTATCTACTACCTCCGAGTGGCGTAAATCTATACGAAGTAATTAGGAGAAATAAGGAATTATGGAGCGAATTTGCAAAGCTTTTTGTCTACCAACAGCTGGAACTTGTATTGTATGATGAAAAACAAGAATTCATTCTTCAAAAAAGAAATGGCCCATTTGTAATACAATATCCTTTCTTTTCCATCGCCGATACTTTTCGGCGATTCATGTTCTATATAACAGCCATTGAATCCAACAAAAACTCAGTTATCGTTTTTGAAGAGCCCGAAGTACACTCATTCCCACCTTACACGCAGGAGATGGCGTATCGAATGATTTATGATGAAGATAATCAGTATTTTATATCTACTCATAGTCCATATTTGCTTCATACATTAATTGAAAACCTCGAAGATAGCCAGCTTAATGTGTACGTTACCTATTATGAGGACTACGAAACGAAAGTTAAACTATTAACACCTGAGAATCTTCGGGAGGTGCTTGATTTTAGCATTGACGTATTTTTTAATTTAGATAAGTTCTTAGTCAATGCCTGA
- the metG gene encoding methionine--tRNA ligase: protein MLENPQRYTVTAALIYANGPIHIGHIAGCYLPADIYVRYLRSTGKDVAFISGTDEHGVPITIKAKKEGITPQEVVDKYYVQIKQAFSDFGISFDIYSRTSNQIHHETSQEFFTKLYENGDFDEEVTEQYYDEVAGQFLADRYIVGTCPVCGNPNAYGDQCERCGTALSPTELIEPHSMLSGSKPVLRSTKNWFLPLDRMQPKIEEYVNSHTEWKTNVFGQCQSWLKEGLRPRAMTRDLDWGIKVPLPDADGKVLYVWFDAPIGYISMTKEWAAEQGKDWELYWRNEQTKLVHFIGKDNIVFHCIIFPAMLMAEGSFILADNVPANEFMNLEGDKISTSRNWAVWLHEYLEELPGKQDVLRYVLAANAPETKDSEFTWKDFQTRNNAELVGIFGNFVNRAVVLTQKFCEGKVPSIGELTDYDKQVIDELAQFPDRIGQSIGNYKFREALGLLMDLARLGNKYLAETEPWKVVKTDPLRANTILNIALQISANLSIVCEPFLPFTSEKLRSQLGITELFNWTNAGRADLLIEGTVLGKGELLFAKIEDDEINIQIQKLLNAKRMNELETKTVPELRSEITYDDFAKMDIRIGTITEAERVPKSDKLLKLKVDDGLGGRQILSGIAKHFTPEEIIGKQVTFLANLAPRKMMGFESQGMILMAEDRDGKLALIAPGNAVWNGGTVS from the coding sequence ATGTTAGAAAATCCCCAACGCTATACCGTTACGGCGGCTCTGATCTACGCCAACGGCCCGATTCACATCGGACACATTGCCGGATGCTACCTGCCCGCCGACATTTACGTACGTTACCTTCGCTCGACGGGTAAGGATGTGGCCTTTATTAGCGGCACCGATGAGCACGGCGTACCTATTACTATTAAAGCCAAGAAAGAAGGTATTACGCCACAAGAGGTCGTCGATAAATATTACGTCCAGATCAAACAGGCGTTCAGCGACTTTGGTATCTCGTTCGACATTTACTCACGAACCTCTAACCAGATTCATCACGAAACCTCGCAGGAGTTCTTCACGAAACTTTATGAAAACGGCGATTTCGATGAGGAAGTCACCGAACAGTACTATGACGAAGTAGCCGGGCAGTTTCTGGCCGACCGCTATATTGTGGGTACCTGCCCGGTTTGTGGCAACCCAAACGCTTATGGCGACCAGTGCGAGCGCTGTGGTACGGCCCTTAGCCCGACTGAATTGATCGAACCCCACTCCATGCTGTCGGGTTCGAAACCTGTGCTGCGCTCAACCAAAAACTGGTTCCTGCCGCTGGACCGGATGCAGCCTAAAATTGAAGAGTACGTCAACAGCCATACCGAGTGGAAAACGAATGTATTCGGGCAGTGTCAATCGTGGCTGAAAGAAGGGCTTCGTCCCCGCGCCATGACCCGCGACCTCGATTGGGGCATTAAAGTGCCTTTGCCTGATGCGGATGGAAAAGTTCTGTACGTTTGGTTCGATGCGCCCATCGGCTACATTTCAATGACCAAAGAATGGGCCGCTGAACAAGGTAAAGACTGGGAATTATACTGGCGTAATGAACAGACCAAACTCGTTCATTTCATCGGCAAAGACAACATCGTTTTTCACTGCATCATCTTCCCAGCTATGCTGATGGCTGAAGGCAGCTTCATTCTGGCCGACAACGTGCCCGCTAACGAGTTTATGAACCTCGAAGGCGACAAAATCAGTACGTCGCGCAACTGGGCGGTCTGGCTGCACGAGTACCTGGAAGAGCTACCGGGCAAGCAAGATGTACTTCGGTATGTATTGGCGGCCAATGCCCCCGAAACCAAAGACAGCGAATTTACCTGGAAAGATTTCCAGACACGTAACAACGCTGAGTTGGTGGGTATTTTTGGCAACTTCGTAAATCGGGCGGTGGTGCTAACGCAGAAATTCTGCGAAGGCAAAGTCCCCTCTATTGGTGAACTGACTGATTATGACAAGCAGGTTATCGATGAGCTAGCGCAGTTTCCTGACCGAATTGGGCAGTCTATTGGGAATTACAAATTCCGGGAAGCCTTAGGCTTGCTAATGGATTTAGCAAGACTAGGCAATAAATACCTGGCCGAAACCGAGCCCTGGAAAGTCGTTAAAACTGATCCATTACGAGCCAATACAATTTTGAATATTGCGCTTCAAATCTCGGCCAACCTGAGTATTGTTTGTGAGCCATTCCTACCGTTCACATCTGAGAAATTGCGTAGTCAATTGGGTATCACGGAGCTATTTAACTGGACAAACGCCGGTCGCGCCGATCTCCTAATCGAAGGCACAGTACTCGGCAAAGGCGAATTACTTTTCGCTAAGATTGAAGACGATGAAATTAATATACAGATTCAGAAATTACTGAATGCCAAACGAATGAATGAATTAGAAACAAAGACAGTGCCCGAACTTCGCTCAGAAATCACCTACGACGATTTTGCCAAAATGGACATTCGCATCGGCACTATTACCGAAGCTGAGCGCGTCCCCAAGAGTGATAAACTTCTCAAACTAAAAGTAGACGATGGTTTGGGTGGACGTCAGATTCTAAGTGGCATTGCCAAGCATTTCACTCCTGAAGAAATTATTGGCAAGCAGGTCACCTTCCTTGCCAACTTAGCTCCTCGAAAGATGATGGGCTTCGAATCGCAGGGGATGATTCTGATGGCCGAAGATCGGGATGGCAAGTTAGCGCTTATCGCCCCTGGCAACGCAGTCTGGAACGGCGGAACAGTGAGCTAA
- a CDS encoding DUF6169 family protein, translated as MGSPSIGEYAYYQENEKTSYFITDDGRRYSVTFEEQPFFEDHEFILANHTYEVFLTLQKAPPAYSTDPRIGATVTGIIQNFIEKDPLRIVFFTCDTADGRHHARFKRFNDWFRENNNRRYLKLEDSIDYPAINKLFLIALIMRNDHPYGGEVLASFVKLNAQLRSRK; from the coding sequence ATGGGAAGCCCGTCAATCGGTGAATATGCTTATTATCAGGAGAATGAGAAAACATCCTATTTTATCACTGATGATGGAAGGAGATATTCTGTTACTTTCGAAGAGCAACCTTTCTTTGAAGATCACGAATTTATACTTGCTAACCATACCTATGAAGTTTTCCTAACACTTCAAAAAGCGCCACCAGCCTATTCAACTGATCCTAGAATTGGCGCTACAGTAACGGGTATTATTCAAAATTTCATTGAGAAAGATCCGCTACGAATTGTATTCTTCACCTGCGACACCGCCGATGGCAGACATCATGCCCGTTTCAAACGTTTTAACGACTGGTTCCGGGAAAACAACAATAGGCGCTACTTAAAGCTCGAAGACAGTATCGACTATCCAGCCATCAATAAGTTGTTCCTTATCGCTCTAATCATGCGAAACGATCACCCTTATGGCGGAGAAGTGTTAGCCTCATTCGTTAAGCTTAATGCACAACTTCGCTCCCGTAAATAA
- a CDS encoding DUF2264 domain-containing protein — MKRRTFARLAAALPASLSIESKEVATALPAYSLATDDRSFWLQTLLKIADPVLSALSQNRLKATMPIESAPGQQASRVEVSHLEALGRTLAGLAPWLELGVDETPEGRSRQKYLTLAKQAIANGVNPQSPDYLNFTKGGQPLVDAAFLAHGLVRSPKLWKSLSTDEQANVIKALQTSRVIKPGYNNWLLFSAMVEAALLKYTGSGDELRMDYAIRQHQSWYKGDGAYGDGPDFHWDYYNSYVIQPMLLDVVKTLLDAGKAEKSLFESLLARAQRYAIIQERLINPDGSFAAFGRSLAYRCGAFQLLSQIALQGSLPPELSPGQVRSALTAVIHRTMDAPSTFDAKGWLQIGLCGHQPAIGETYISTGSLYLCSVAFLALGLPASDPFWSNPAVDWTSKRIWSGQDVKTDHAIKG; from the coding sequence ATGAAAAGACGCACATTTGCCCGTTTGGCTGCAGCCTTACCTGCTAGTCTGAGTATTGAATCGAAAGAGGTAGCCACGGCGCTTCCTGCGTATTCGTTAGCTACCGACGACCGATCTTTTTGGCTTCAAACGTTACTGAAAATTGCTGATCCAGTTTTATCGGCTCTGTCGCAGAATCGTTTGAAAGCAACCATGCCGATTGAGTCTGCGCCTGGCCAACAGGCAAGTCGTGTCGAAGTTTCGCATCTCGAAGCGCTGGGAAGAACGCTAGCTGGATTGGCACCCTGGCTGGAGTTAGGTGTCGATGAGACGCCGGAAGGCCGTTCCCGGCAAAAGTATCTGACGCTGGCAAAACAGGCTATCGCGAATGGTGTAAACCCGCAATCGCCGGATTATCTGAATTTTACAAAAGGTGGCCAACCCTTGGTCGATGCGGCATTTTTGGCGCATGGATTAGTTCGATCACCGAAACTTTGGAAAAGCTTAAGCACAGATGAGCAAGCTAATGTGATAAAGGCATTGCAGACAAGTCGAGTTATTAAGCCCGGTTACAACAACTGGTTATTGTTCTCCGCCATGGTCGAAGCAGCTTTGTTGAAATATACCGGCTCGGGCGATGAATTGCGAATGGATTATGCAATTCGACAACACCAGTCGTGGTACAAGGGGGATGGTGCTTATGGCGATGGTCCCGATTTTCACTGGGATTATTACAATAGCTACGTGATTCAGCCGATGTTACTGGATGTGGTCAAAACCCTGCTGGATGCTGGGAAAGCCGAGAAAAGTTTATTCGAATCGTTGCTGGCGCGCGCCCAACGCTACGCCATCATACAAGAGCGACTTATTAATCCAGATGGTTCCTTTGCTGCATTCGGTCGGTCGTTAGCCTACCGATGCGGAGCATTTCAACTGTTATCGCAGATTGCTTTGCAGGGCAGTTTACCGCCAGAATTGTCACCTGGGCAAGTTCGCTCGGCGCTGACTGCGGTGATACATCGGACGATGGATGCGCCCAGTACATTTGATGCAAAAGGCTGGCTGCAAATTGGCTTGTGCGGTCATCAGCCCGCTATTGGCGAGACCTATATTTCGACAGGTAGTTTGTACTTGTGTTCTGTCGCGTTTCTGGCATTGGGGTTGCCTGCTTCAGACCCATTCTGGTCAAATCCAGCCGTTGACTGGACTTCAAAAAGGATCTGGTCGGGGCAGGACGTGAAAACAGATCATGCTATAAAGGGCTGA
- a CDS encoding Gfo/Idh/MocA family protein: MMMNRRDFVQKTAVAGLATQILPFPIFGRNAPSEKINIGLIGVQSRGSWLAGIFSKLPGAEVGYICDVEDGAIANGLKAVEKAGQTRKPTVIKDLHKLLERKDLDAVAIATPDHWHAPAGILACSAGKHVYVEKPCGHNPQEGEWLLEAARKHNRIVQMGSQRRSWPTLQQAAQDIREGAIGKPYFARAWYYNNRKPIGAGKSIAVPATLDWDLWQGPAPRKGYQDNVVPYNWHWFWNWGTGEACNNGTHEIDCCRWLMGLDFPTKATSTGGRYAYKGDDWQTPDTQIASFEFGDKASITWEGLSCQAFGPEKSGRGFTIYGDKGVLSAPQSGPDYQILDLGGKVLKDVKGDAPTSTSTNAVSPGGEQLDAYHLDNFLESIRGKAKPNADIAQGHKSVLLCHLANISQRTGSIIHTDPTNGHILHDKEAMKLWSREYEKGWKPVV, from the coding sequence ATGATGATGAACCGCCGAGACTTTGTTCAGAAAACCGCGGTTGCCGGATTGGCGACCCAGATTTTGCCTTTTCCCATTTTTGGTCGCAATGCACCGAGTGAGAAAATTAATATTGGTCTGATCGGCGTTCAGTCGCGGGGAAGCTGGCTGGCTGGTATCTTCTCGAAGCTGCCGGGTGCCGAAGTGGGCTATATCTGCGATGTCGAAGATGGCGCGATTGCCAACGGCCTCAAAGCTGTTGAAAAAGCGGGCCAGACTCGTAAGCCGACCGTTATTAAAGATTTGCACAAGCTGCTGGAGCGAAAAGACCTTGATGCCGTAGCTATTGCCACGCCCGACCACTGGCATGCGCCTGCGGGTATTCTGGCCTGCTCGGCCGGTAAGCATGTGTACGTTGAAAAACCTTGTGGGCATAATCCGCAGGAAGGGGAGTGGTTGCTGGAAGCCGCCCGAAAACATAATCGCATTGTGCAAATGGGGAGCCAGCGCCGGTCGTGGCCAACGCTCCAGCAGGCTGCGCAGGATATTCGGGAAGGAGCCATTGGTAAACCTTATTTTGCCAGGGCCTGGTACTACAATAACCGGAAACCGATTGGAGCTGGTAAATCCATTGCTGTTCCGGCTACTCTCGATTGGGATTTATGGCAAGGCCCGGCTCCCCGGAAAGGCTATCAGGATAATGTTGTTCCGTACAATTGGCATTGGTTCTGGAATTGGGGAACGGGTGAAGCCTGCAACAATGGTACTCACGAAATCGATTGCTGCCGTTGGTTGATGGGCTTAGATTTTCCAACAAAAGCCACCTCAACCGGCGGTCGTTATGCTTACAAAGGTGATGACTGGCAGACGCCAGATACACAGATTGCTTCCTTTGAGTTCGGCGATAAAGCGTCCATTACCTGGGAAGGGCTGAGCTGTCAGGCATTTGGCCCCGAAAAAAGCGGCCGTGGTTTTACGATTTATGGCGATAAGGGCGTATTGTCGGCTCCGCAAAGTGGCCCCGATTACCAGATTCTGGATTTAGGTGGCAAAGTACTTAAAGATGTAAAAGGGGATGCGCCAACCAGTACGTCGACCAATGCAGTTAGCCCCGGTGGCGAACAACTGGATGCGTATCATTTAGACAATTTTCTTGAAAGCATTCGGGGTAAAGCCAAGCCCAATGCCGACATTGCTCAGGGACATAAATCGGTTCTGTTGTGTCATCTGGCGAATATTTCGCAACGTACCGGTAGTATCATTCACACCGATCCAACGAACGGCCATATTCTGCACGACAAAGAAGCCATGAAGTTATGGAGCCGAGAGTATGAAAAAGGGTGGAAGCCAGTTGTATAA
- a CDS encoding ABC transporter ATP-binding protein, which yields MNEEQKSGRIFDIAILRRLYAFVKPYQARFYLLIGIILLAACLAPLTPLLIRYTIDNVIAMGDYQKLTEMLVLMIGVLVVQAVVQFLNTYLSGWLGQYVIRDIRTQLYRKILHLRLKFFDNTPIGRLVTRSISDVETLADVFSEGMAAIAGDILQLILIIGVMVYTDWRLAAISLSTIPLMLFSTYVFKEKIKKSFNEVRTAVANLNSFVQEHITGMNIVQIFGSEKIEAEKFRVINDEHRAANIRSILYYSVYYPVADIISAVAVGLVVWYGATQIIHSDVTFGTVTAFVMFINLFFRPIRMLADRFNTLQMGIVSTDRILKLLDSDEFTVDNGTYAPTAIQGKVEFDNVWFAYNNEDWVLRDISFRVNAGETVAFVGATGAGKSSIINLLSRFYDINKGEIKVDGVDIHDYELGHLRRNIGVVLQDVFLFSDTIENNITLGDKSISHETIVEAAKLVGVHDFIERLPGAYQYNVMERGSTLSVGQRQLISFVRAMVQNPKIIVLDEATSSVDTETEEMIQNAISKLMKGRTAIVIAHRLSTIQKANNIIVVDKGRIVEQGNHEELLQHEGFYANLYRMQYKEVV from the coding sequence GTGAACGAAGAACAAAAAAGTGGCCGGATATTCGATATTGCTATCCTCCGGCGCTTATATGCATTTGTAAAACCCTATCAAGCACGCTTTTATCTTCTGATAGGGATAATTTTGCTGGCGGCCTGCCTAGCCCCTTTAACTCCGTTACTCATTCGGTACACGATTGATAACGTCATTGCCATGGGCGACTATCAGAAGTTAACCGAGATGCTGGTCCTCATGATTGGCGTGCTGGTGGTACAGGCGGTTGTCCAATTCTTAAATACCTATCTATCAGGCTGGTTAGGCCAATACGTTATCCGTGATATCCGGACGCAGCTGTACCGAAAAATTCTTCACCTGCGCTTAAAATTCTTCGACAATACGCCTATTGGTCGCCTGGTGACGCGGTCAATCTCTGATGTCGAAACCCTGGCCGACGTGTTTAGCGAGGGGATGGCAGCCATTGCAGGCGACATTTTGCAATTAATTCTGATTATTGGGGTAATGGTTTATACCGACTGGCGACTGGCAGCTATCAGCCTGTCGACAATTCCGCTGATGCTGTTCAGTACCTATGTTTTCAAGGAGAAAATAAAGAAGTCGTTCAATGAGGTACGGACGGCCGTCGCCAACCTGAACTCCTTTGTCCAGGAGCACATCACAGGTATGAACATTGTCCAGATTTTTGGCAGCGAGAAAATCGAAGCCGAAAAATTCCGGGTTATCAACGACGAACACCGGGCTGCGAACATTCGGTCGATCCTGTACTATTCGGTTTATTACCCCGTTGCCGATATTATTTCGGCAGTAGCGGTTGGCTTAGTGGTGTGGTATGGGGCAACCCAGATTATCCATTCCGACGTTACATTCGGGACAGTTACAGCGTTTGTGATGTTCATTAACCTGTTCTTCCGGCCAATCCGGATGCTGGCCGACCGATTTAATACACTTCAAATGGGTATTGTTAGCACCGACCGAATCCTGAAGTTGCTGGACAGCGATGAATTTACGGTCGACAACGGCACTTACGCACCCACAGCTATTCAGGGCAAAGTTGAATTCGACAATGTCTGGTTTGCTTATAACAATGAAGACTGGGTACTTCGTGATATTTCGTTTCGGGTCAATGCGGGTGAAACCGTCGCGTTTGTGGGCGCAACGGGTGCTGGTAAATCGTCAATCATCAACCTGTTGAGCCGGTTTTATGACATTAACAAAGGTGAAATCAAAGTTGACGGGGTTGATATTCATGACTATGAATTAGGACACCTGCGTCGAAACATTGGCGTTGTTTTGCAGGACGTTTTCCTGTTTTCGGATACAATCGAAAATAACATTACTCTGGGCGACAAATCGATAAGTCATGAAACCATAGTAGAAGCCGCCAAACTGGTTGGCGTTCACGACTTCATCGAGCGATTACCTGGTGCCTATCAATACAACGTCATGGAACGCGGCTCAACGCTATCGGTTGGGCAACGGCAGTTGATATCATTTGTACGGGCGATGGTGCAAAATCCTAAAATCATTGTTCTGGATGAAGCGACTTCCTCCGTCGATACCGAAACCGAGGAAATGATTCAGAATGCGATTAGCAAACTGATGAAAGGCCGAACAGCCATTGTTATTGCCCATCGCCTGTCGACTATTCAAAAAGCCAACAACATTATTGTAGTCGACAAAGGGCGGATTGTTGAGCAGGGCAATCACGAAGAATTGCTACAGCACGAAGGTTTCTACGCTAATCTTTATCGTATGCAGTACAAGGAAGTGGTGTAG